One Streptomyces formicae genomic window, CCCCCAGGGAGATCGAGGGCTACCCGGTGACCGACTTCGGCTGGCCGGTGGTCCCCGACGCGCTCACCGAACTCCTCACCGCCTTCCGCGACCGCTACAAAGAGGCCCTGCCTCCCCTGGTCATCACCGAGAACGGCTGCTCGTACGAGGGGCTCGACGACCAGGAACGGATCGCCTACCTCGACGGTCATCTCCGGGCGCTGCACCGGGCGTTGGAGGCGGGCGTGGACGTGCGCGGGTACTTCGTCTGGTCCCTCCTGGACAACTTCGAATGGGCCGAGGGCTACCGGCGGCGCTTCGGCCTCGTCCACGTCGACTACGACACCCTGACCCGCACCCCGAAGGCGTCCTACCACTGGCTGCGCGAGGCCCTGCGGGCGCAGCGCCCATGACCGACACCGCGCTGCGGGAGCCGACCGAGCGGGTCGGCAGGGGCTGGACCGGCGCCCTCTCCCTCGCCAACGGCGCGATCTGGGTGGGCTGGTACGGCCCGCTGCAGATCCTCCTCGCCGTCCAGGCGGAGGACCTCGCGCCCGCGGGCACCTCGAAGGAGACGGTGCTCGCCTGGGTCACGGGCGTCGGCGCGGTGGTGTCCCTGGCCTCGAACCCGCTCTTCGGCGCGCTCTCGGACCGCACGACGTCGCGCCGGGGCCGCCGCACCCCGTGGATCGTGGCGGGCACGGCGGGCGGCGCGGCCTCCCTGCTGCTGCTCTCCGCCGCGGACTCCCTCTGGTCGATGGCGGCGGGCTGGTGCCTGGTCCAGCTGACCCTGAACGCCGCCTTCGCCGCGGTCACGGCCGCCGTCCCCGACCGCGTGCCACGCGCCCAGCGCGGCTCGGTCGGCGGCTGGCTCGGCGCGGCGCAGCTGCTCGGCGTGGTGGTGGGCACGGGGCTCGCGACGGCGGCGGGCGGCACGGTGGCGGGGTACGCGGCGTGCGCGGTCTTCACCGTCGCGGGCGTGCTCCCCTACGTCGTACGCCACCGCGACCTGCGCCTGGCGCGCGCCGACCGGCCGCCGTGGAACGGGCGGGAGTTCCTCGCGGGCTTCTGGCTGAGCCCGCGGCGCCACCCCGACCTGGCCTGGGCGTGGCTCACCCGGTTCCTGATCAACGTCAGCAACTCGGTGGTCCTGCTCTACCTGCTGTACTTCCTGCGCGACAGGATCGGGTACGCGGACCCCGAGCAGGGCGTCCTCGTCCTCACCGCGGTGAACGGCGTGACGATGCTGGCCACCGTCGTGGTCGGCGGCGCCTGGTCGGACCGGGTGGGCCGCCGCAAGCCCTTCGTGATCTGGTCGGGCTCACTGATGGCGGCGGCGACGGGCCTGCTCGCGCTCTGGCAGACCTGGCCCGGCGCGATCGTCGCCGCGGCGGTCCTCGGCATCGGCTTCGGCGTCTTCACGTCCGTGGACTTCGCCCTGATGACCGACGTCCTGCCGAAGGCCCTGGACCGGGGCAAGGACCTCGGCGTCATCAACATCGCCAACTCCCTGCCCCAGGTCGCGGCCCCGGCGATCGCGGCACCGATCGTGACGTACCTGGGGGGCTACCGGGTGCTGTACCTGACGGCGGCGGTGGTGGGTCTTGCGGGGGCGGTGCTGGTCCGCCGGATCAAGGGCGTGAGCTGAGGGCCCCGTAAGGGGCGCGGGGAACCGCGCGCCGAGCCACGACGCACCCGCGGCCGAAGAACGCCCTAGAACCCGAGCTTGCGGAGCTGGCGAGGATCCCGCTGCCAGTCCTTCGCCACCTTGACGTGCAGATCAAGAAAGACCGGCGTCCCCAGCAACGCTTCGATCTGCTTGCGGGACTTGATCCCGACGTCCTTCAGCCGCTTGCCCTTGGGACCGATGATGATCCCCTTCTGGCTGGGCCGCTCGATGTAGACGAACGCGTGGATGTCCAGGAGCGGCTTGTCGGCGGGGCGGTCCTCGCGCGGCAGCATCTCCTCGACGACGACGGCGATGGAGTGCGGCAGCTCGTCCCGCACGCCTTCGAGCGCGGCCTCGCGGATCAGCTCGGCGACCATGACCTGCTCGGGCTCGTCCGTGAGGTCGCCCTCGGGGTAGAGCGCGGGGCCCTCGGGGAGCAGCGGCACGATGAGATCGGCGAGCAGGTCCACCTGCTTGTCGCCGACGGCCGACACCGGGACGATCTCGGCCCACTCGAAGCCGAGCTCCACGGCGAGCTGGTCGATGGCGATGAGCTGCTCGGCGAGGGTCTTGCCGTCGACGAGGTCGGTCTTCGTGACGATCGCGATCTTCGGCGTCTTCTTGATGGAGGCGAGCTCCTTGGCGATGAACCGGTCGCCGGGGCCGAGCTTCTCGTTCGCGGGCAGACAGAAGCCGATCACGTCGACCTCGGCCCAGGTGGTCCGCACCACGTCGTTGAGGCGCTCGCCGAGCAGCGTGCGCGGCTTGTGAAGGCCGGGGGTGTCCACCAGGATCAGCTGCGCGTCGTCGCGGTGCACGATGCCGCGCACGGTGTGCCGCGTGGTCTGCGGCTGGTCGGCGGTGATCGCCACCTTCTTGCCGACCAGAGCGTTCGTCAGGGTGGACTTGCCCGCGTTGGGGCGGCCGACGAAGCAGGCGAAACCGGCCCGGTGGGCGGCCTCGGACGACGCGGCTGAAGACGGATTACGAACGCTCATGGCGCCCATTGTCCCTGATCTCCGGAGCCCTGCCGCACCGCGCGCGAAATCTCGGCCCCTCCGGCGATCGAGGAGCGGGGTCCGGGGCAGCGCCCCGGGACATCAGCCCGCTTCCCCCCGCACGCGAACCTCGCCGTCCGCCCCGGCGAGGAACACCGGCGTCCCGGCCCCGCCCAGGTCCCGTACGGCCGCGAGATCCTCATCCCGCAGGGCCGTCTCGCCGGAGACCACCGCCGCCGCCTCGAGGGACTCCGCCCCGGACGCCACCGCCATGGCCACCGCGGTCCGCAGGGCGGAAAGCCGGAGCGAGTCGAGCGCGACGGTCCCGGCCACATACGTACGCCCGGTCTCGTCCCGGACAGCGGCCCCCTCCGGCACCCCGTTACGGGCCCGTGCGGAACGGGCCAGGGTGACGATCTTGCGGTCCTCGGGGTCCAGCGCGGCGCTCTCAGTCATGCCCCGAGCATACGGAGCACGCCCCGCTACCCCGCCACCGGATAGATGGAGCCCCGCCGCCCCTCGGGCGAGGCGAGCCACGCCAGCTTCCCGGCCGTGTCGACGGCGTCGCCCCCGTCGGGCCCTGCCCCCGGCATCGGCGTGTGCATCACGATCGTGAGGTCGGGCCGTGCGGGCACCTTCAACTGCGTCGACTCCAGGAAGAGCGTCCCCACCACGGGGTGCTCGATCTCCTTGGCGACCTGCCCGCCGGGCAGGATGTCCCGCCGCTCCCACAGCTCCGCGAACTCCGCGCTCGTCGCCTTCGCCTCCTCGATCACCGCGGAGAACCCGTCGTCCTCGGGGAGCTCCGAGCACGCGGCCCGGTACATCGCCACGACCTGCGGAGCGTTGCGCTGCCAACTCGTCGCGCGGGCACGGTAGATGGGGTCGCTGAAGAAGGTGAGCAGACAGTTCTCCGAGGTCTCGGAGCGCATGCCGAGCACGGAGGCCGCCGCGTCGTTGTACATGACGCAGTTCCAGTACGCGTCCATGATGTGGGCCGGGTACGGCATCCAGTTGTTGATGAGCCGGTGCAGTCCCTCGCACATGCCCCAGTCGTCCTGCGCGACCTCGGGGGCCGGGGGGTTGA contains:
- a CDS encoding cytidine deaminase; translated protein: MTESAALDPEDRKIVTLARSARARNGVPEGAAVRDETGRTYVAGTVALDSLRLSALRTAVAMAVASGAESLEAAAVVSGETALRDEDLAAVRDLGGAGTPVFLAGADGEVRVRGEAG
- a CDS encoding MFS transporter, whose product is MTDTALREPTERVGRGWTGALSLANGAIWVGWYGPLQILLAVQAEDLAPAGTSKETVLAWVTGVGAVVSLASNPLFGALSDRTTSRRGRRTPWIVAGTAGGAASLLLLSAADSLWSMAAGWCLVQLTLNAAFAAVTAAVPDRVPRAQRGSVGGWLGAAQLLGVVVGTGLATAAGGTVAGYAACAVFTVAGVLPYVVRHRDLRLARADRPPWNGREFLAGFWLSPRRHPDLAWAWLTRFLINVSNSVVLLYLLYFLRDRIGYADPEQGVLVLTAVNGVTMLATVVVGGAWSDRVGRRKPFVIWSGSLMAAATGLLALWQTWPGAIVAAAVLGIGFGVFTSVDFALMTDVLPKALDRGKDLGVINIANSLPQVAAPAIAAPIVTYLGGYRVLYLTAAVVGLAGAVLVRRIKGVS
- a CDS encoding helix-turn-helix transcriptional regulator, translating into MATPSVATTHADASKAHRLSELREFLMSRRARVSPAEAGLPDGGARRRTPGLRREEVAVLAGVGASWYQWLEQGRDISVSPQVLDSVARVLKLSSAERRHLYVLAGLNPPAPEVAQDDWGMCEGLHRLINNWMPYPAHIMDAYWNCVMYNDAAASVLGMRSETSENCLLTFFSDPIYRARATSWQRNAPQVVAMYRAACSELPEDDGFSAVIEEAKATSAEFAELWERRDILPGGQVAKEIEHPVVGTLFLESTQLKVPARPDLTIVMHTPMPGAGPDGGDAVDTAGKLAWLASPEGRRGSIYPVAG
- the era gene encoding GTPase Era, translated to MGAMSVRNPSSAASSEAAHRAGFACFVGRPNAGKSTLTNALVGKKVAITADQPQTTRHTVRGIVHRDDAQLILVDTPGLHKPRTLLGERLNDVVRTTWAEVDVIGFCLPANEKLGPGDRFIAKELASIKKTPKIAIVTKTDLVDGKTLAEQLIAIDQLAVELGFEWAEIVPVSAVGDKQVDLLADLIVPLLPEGPALYPEGDLTDEPEQVMVAELIREAALEGVRDELPHSIAVVVEEMLPREDRPADKPLLDIHAFVYIERPSQKGIIIGPKGKRLKDVGIKSRKQIEALLGTPVFLDLHVKVAKDWQRDPRQLRKLGF